Below is a window of Trichosurus vulpecula isolate mTriVul1 chromosome 4, mTriVul1.pri, whole genome shotgun sequence DNA.
GTGTCCTCGGGAGCGGGGGGTGGGGCCTCGGGGCGGGCCGGTGCGTCCCCGGGAGCAGCGGGGAGGGGCCTCGGAGCAGGCCAGTGCGTCCCCGGGAGCGGAGGGAGGGGCCTCGGAGCGGGCCGGTGCATCCCCGGGAGGCGGGAGGGGGGCCAGTGCGTCCACAGGAGCTGGGGGGAGGAGTGGCACGGCGAGcgacccccacccctttcctcatCCTTCGTCCCTGACCAGATGCCTCTCCTGCCTCACCCTAGGCAGCCCCCAGATCCTTCGTGGTGGATCGGGATCGGGGCGTGTTCCTGCTAGATGGGGTCCCATTCCGCTACGTGTCGGGCAGCTTGCATTACTCCCGGGTCCCCAGCCAGCTTTGGTCCGACCGGCTCCACAAGATGCGCATGAGCGGCCTCAACGCGGTGCAGGTGTAAGGGGCTTCCTGAACCCTGATCCTAGAGACCCCCTCTTAGGGGGGCTGGGCGGGCGAAAAGAGAGCAGAATGCAGCCGGGAGATGGCTGGGGCAGTGGGGTAGAGGTGGCGGAGGACAAACGGTGGGAGAAAGGCTCCTAGGATTGCAGCCATCtaggccaatcccctcatttacTGGAAGAATATGGGGCTCACAGTGTCTTGTCACAATGGTAGTGACAGGGGAAAGAAGAGTGGTAGAATATCCTTACCTCCTCAGCCTCCCTGGACCCCTTCCCACTGTGGGGCcctttaacctttttttctcACCAGTTATGTGCCTTGGAACTATCATGAGCCACAGCCTGGGGTCTACAACTTCCAAGGCAATCGGGATCTGGTGGCATTTCTGAAGGCGGCATCCAGTGAGGACTTGTTGGTAATTCTGAGACCAGGCCCCTACATTTGTGCAGAGTGGGAAATGGTGAGTTGGAGAAGGGACAGGACGAAGCTCATTCATGTCATTTCTTACTgaccagcccagcccagcccattcCTTTCCACCCTCACTCATCAGTCCTTCCTTTaccttctcatttcctttttatctataTCCATATTTTTGTGTTTATGTCCTTCTCAGGGTGGTCTCCCATCCTGGCTGCTTCGAAAACCTGACATTGTCCTAAGAACCTCAGATCCAGGTGAGTTTGGGTACTAAAGGCCAGAGTTAAAACTAAGAAGACCAGAAGTTTGGCTGGTCAGGCACTACAAAGTCAGGAGATGATGAAAGTGGTAATTGTCCCAGATACTTTGAAATGGACCTGGTAAATAGATCCTAACCAGCGCATTTCAGCCAATGAGAAGGGCTTTTTGGTATTTGGCCTCACCTAGTTGGGTTGCTTCCTAAAGAAAATTGGCCTTGACTCAGCTGGTCCAGGTGGCAGGAAACCTTGCTATAGGGAGGCCTTTCCCATCATGTTTCCTGGCACCTTATGTGGTCACCTTACCTGTGTCAGTTGCTCTTAGCAAGTCATTCAGCTGGGCAGGAAATAAGGTTCCTTCCTAGGGAGAATTCCTTAGGAAGTTTCCTTGATCAAGTAGGTTCAAGTAATACGGAATGGGTTGAAAAGGGTACAAAAGGAAGAATGGGTACAAAAGGGTTAAAAAAACACTGCCCTGAGCTGATTCTCAGATGATATCCTTAGAGTAGTCCAGAAGTGGGCCAGTGGGCCTTGGGGAAAATCTCCATCACTGTGAGGCCTTCAAGGCCAGGCTTGGACAATTACTTGTTACAGATACTGTAGAGGGTTTCATGATTCACATGGTGGGGGGGCGGGGTAGACTAGATAACTCTGAGCTCTCTTCCAATCATACAGTTCCATGATTTAGAGCTAAAGGAAACATTTCCTAGGAAACTCAAAGATACTACATTCAGATAATATAGATGGCACTAGACCTTTATGATTTTAAATCTCCAAACAGTTCCTTATTGTTCACAGGGGAGAGAAATCTGTCTCTACACCCTTTAGTGGCATTGATGGCTCTTCTTTGAAGCTCAGAATCTTTGGGGGCTTGTGACTGTCTCCCtgaattaatagtattttatccATTTCAATCCAGTCCAACAAGTATTTAACGGCACTATACTAGCATTGGTGACACAAAAACAAGTCTCTGACTTCAAGATGCAAGTCATTAAGCATATATATGCTAATTGGAGCAGGTTTTATGATGCTTAGCCACAATCACTCTGGTGCCAAAGGCCATCAGCTCTCCATCTAGTCTGTCCTGTCTGACTCTGTACAAGATGCATTGGTTGGTCtttagggaagaagaaagaaacttAGGGCTCCCTCCTGTTGAATGGCATCTGGAACACCTGTTAGTGGCATGCCACTCTTCCTGCCTTCTATGGGTTTCTGGGTTTTTGTCTGCTCTTCTCTTTCACTCTTTTCTTCtactcttccatttccttcctgttttcctcagttgaCACCTTAAGCCTGTACTGATACAAAGGGCTCCTTGTAGCACTCCAAGGTGCTGAACTTCCAGGCTTCCTGTGTCAGAGTCTCAGTGAGCTGTAAGGTGGGTGCCTGCTTGGTTCTGAGTTTTTAGTGATTCCCACATTCACTGGtaggagagctggaagagacctttgcccCAAGGTGAAGAATGCTCTGGGTTTGTGACCATCTGTGTTCCAGGAAAGCTGATAGCTGAATGGGGAGAAAAGTCATAATGGAGCTCAGGCAGACTTCTTTCCTTCTAGACTTCCTTGCTGCAGTAGACTCTTGGTTCCATGTCTTGCTGCCCATGGTGCAGCCGTGGCTCTACCACAATGGGGGCAACATCATCAGTGTCCAGGTGCAGAAGCAAAGGGGTCTGGGAGGTTAGGGGAAGAGGTCTGTTTTACCTTTCAGTCCAAACTTACTGTCTCATCTCTCTGACAGGTGGAAAATGAATATGGCAGCTATTATGCCTGTGACTATAGATACATGAGACACCTGGCTGGGTTATTCCGGGCACTGCTGGGGGATGAGATCTTCCTGTTTACCACAGACGGGCCTGAAGGGCTCAGCTGTGGCACCCTACAGGGACTCTATTCCACTGTGGATTTTGGCCCAGGTCGTCTGAGGAGAGGGTATGGGTAGGGTTTAGGGAAGGTGCCCTCTGACCTGTGACATCATGTACCCCTTCATTCCTACTGCAGCTGACAACATGACCAAGATCTTTGCCATGCAGCGGAAATATGAGCCCCATGGGCCCCTGGtgaggggggcggggaaggggagCCAGAAGACAATGCCTATGAGGGAGGGCTATGGTtggttcccttctcctttctctatccCTCATCTTTTCTCTTCATCTAACTCTCCAGGTGAACTCAGAGTACTATACAGGCTGGCTGGACTACTGGGGTGGCAATCACTCGACAGAGGATATAAAGTCTGTGACTAGTGTGCTACAGGACATCCTGGAGTTGGGGGCAAATGTGAACATGTAAGTGGGCAGTGGAAGAGGGTTAGGGATGGTAGCTGAGCTTCCAAATGCAGACGACTTAGGCAAGTCACACCATGTTTCTCCTGTCCCCTTCCCTGCTTCAGGTACATGTTTCATGGAGGCACCAACTTTGGCTACTGGAACGGTGAGTCCAGGACAAGCTGGGAGCAAAACCACAGGAGTGGAGacaattctgcctttgaaggacAAGCTGAGGGTGGGAAGTAAGAGGAGGCTAATTGCTACTGCTCCTCTCTGCTGGCAGAAGTTCTCCTGGCTGCTGGGCTAAGTTTTTCTTCTAACCTCCCAGGTGCTGATTGGAAGAAGGTCTACCTACCAGTCACGACCAGTTATGACTACGATGCACCTATCTCTGAAGCTGGGGACCCCACACCGAAACTACTTGCCATCCGAATGGTCATTAGCAAGGTGCCTGTCAATATTATGGATCCCTGTTATTCTCCTGAGGAGCTTAAGAGGCTTAAAATGTGGGGGATTTTAAGGGGATCCTGTGTAGGTCTGGGGAGGGGTGGGTCATTATAGTTGTGGTTTTCTTATTCCTGATGGCTCCTGACAAAATCAATGTTGGGCTTAGTTCCAGGAACTTCCCTTGGGGCCCTTGCCCCTCCCTAGCCCTAAGATGAAGTTTGGACCTGTGACCCTGAAGCTGGTGAGACCTCATCCCACTTCTTCATTTAGTTCCATCTTTGAGGACTCCTTCCCTCTTCCGTAGTTCCCCTCTAGCTAccccttttctgttctttccaaATTTCCCTCTGCTTTCAAATAGGATGGTGGTCTGCTGGACTTTCTACATGTCCTGTGTCCTGATGAGCCCATCCACACCCATTTACCCCTAACTTTTGAGGCTGTCAAGCAGGTGAGGCAACCTACTCTTCTCCAGCTGGCCAGACACCCTTCAACAGCCTTATCCAAGTATCTAACCCTGCTCCATGTCCCCAGAGTCCCTTAAAATACCCCATGTGTTTTCTCATAGCccaccttaatttcttttttcctcaataCTAGGATTATGGCTTCTTACTGTACCGGACATGGCTGCCCCAGAACTTGACAAAACCAACTCAACTCTGGGTCCAGAACAATGGTATCCATGACCGTGCCTATGTGATGCTGGATGGGGTAAGAACTCAGTTCCAAGACCCCTCAAGGTCTCCACCTCCTGAGCCCACCTGCCTCCCACTCTGACAAACCTCCCTGCTCCTCTTTGCTGCCCTCTGCTCCCTATTTCAGGATGGCTAGCCTAAACCTTTCTCTTTGTGTTGAGGGGGTGGAGGTGACTGGGAGCTGTGGGGAAGCTCTCCTTGCCCTGGGAGGGCCTTGGTATGGCTTCTGTGATAAGACAGAGGAATAGCAGTGAGGCCCATACTAGCTTCCACTTATTTCCCTGTCCTGGTCACAGGTGTTTCAGGGGATTATGGAACGAGACAAGGAAGAAGCACTGTTTTTGACTGGGCAGGCGGGATCCACGTTGGATGTGCTGCTGGAGAATATGGGGAGGATCAGCTTTGGATTCAATGTCAGTGACTttaaggtggggcagctaggaaTCACTCTGACCCTCCCCCTGTTGATCCTCTGCTTTTAAAGTCACATCACTGACTCAGTGGGGAACCCATCAAGATCCTGTAGGGAAAGGGAAGTGGTAGgaggtgggggaaagaaaatgggacAGAGAGAACAGCTTTTTCCTGCCTATGTGCTTGGAATTGCTAAATTAGGTTTGGTCTAGGAGTTTGGTAGGTAGAGAATAAGTTTCATTTGCCCACCCCACAGGGCCTGATACAGCCTTTGGTCCTGGGGAAAGTTGTCCTCACTGACTGGAAGCTCTTTCCTCTGAATATTGATGCCCTTATGGACTCAGATAATAGGGTATTTGAGACCCCAAAGCACGATATGAAGTCTCCCTCTGGCCCTGCCTTCTACTCTGCAACTTTTCGACTCCCAGGTCCTGCCTGGGACACATTTCTATACCTTCCAAGTTGGACCAAGGTATTGGTGGGAAAGCATGgaggatgggtgtgtgtgtgtgaagggaagGTAATAACCCTGAGGATAGTTTCTTCCCTACCTTATCTGAGAGTCCCAGGGAGGGGACTTGTCTATTCACAAGGAGTACtgacccttcccttctcccactagGGCCAAGTCTGGATCAATGGGTTTAATCTGGGCCGTTACTGGACAAAACGGGGCCCACAACAATCACTCTACGTGCCAGGACCCCTACTTTTGCCCACAGGTGCCCCCAACAGCATCAAACTGCTGGAGTTGGAGCATGCACCTCCTGGGACTCAAATCCAGTTTCTGGACAGACCTCTCCTCAATGCCACTATACACTAAATACACTGTTGCTGACCTTCAGCTGACTGCCCTAGGGAAGGGCCATCCCAGGCCCTGGGTGTGAGGTGTGGTTCTGTGGCTTTTCCTGATGCCTGGTTTGGCAGAGAGGTTGGAGATGTCCAACTGAAATGCTGTTTCTTTATCCAACTTTATTGCATTAAATTTCAGAGACTCCATACCCTTCTCCCTCCACACACGTCTCTGGCAGTGTTTTTGCTTGGACTCCTCTgacactccctcctccctctgactTTTTGCATCCTTCTTTGGTAGCACAACAGAGGTATGAGTGAGGGTGGAGCAGGAGTTGGAGGAGAAACCGAAAACCAGCCTGACTCCATTTCCTTTGGAGCTCCCTCCCCCCAATAGGCCTAGGGAGGGCTGCTGAAAGGTCAGGACAGTGGCCTTCCTCCCTGGCGGTGCTCCTGCAGGCATCGTGTAGAGCAAAAGGAGAAGTCAAGATAGTGAAAGGGGACAAGGCCCTGAAGAGAGGCCCCACAACCCCAACAGCgcctgaagagaagaaaaagagagctgGGCAGGTAGTCGAGTCTCCCCATAAACTCTCCCCAAACTCCTGCCTGCTAGGCACTGTCCTCTCACCCCACTTCCCAACAGTCCTGAGGAtactgtgctctatccactcccaCCCGTATCCCCTGTACCTTGTGTTGGAGAGGCTAGGAATTGGAGGAGCTGGAGTCCCAAGCTGGGCAGCCAGTCTGTACTCAGCAGCCAAAGCTCTCTGAGAAGAGTAAGCCACAGTAAAGATGAGACACCCACCACTGCAGAAGGGACCCCAATGGAAAAGAACTTCAGAATGGATAAAGTGCCACATTTCTAAGGAAATGGCAGGGTTGGATAGAAGGAAAACTCTTGAAGCTACCATCTCACCTTCTCACGGTCACTGAGGGCAGCAAATCTCTGCTGCTCCTCCTGCTCACGCTTCTCCTGCTCCTGTTGTTGGCGACGCTGCTCCTCCCGAAGCCGCCGAGATGCCTTCTGCTCACGACGACGAGCAGCTCGATTCGCCTCCATCTCTGCTGTCAGGGGCCCTGGGACCTAGGGAGTTTCAAGGAAGGTATAAGTTAAGCCCCACCCTAGCTCAGGGGAAACCCTCCACAAGAATCTAGAGAAGTTTTCAGATGCTAAATGCTACATGAGGCTTAGTCTCCTCCTGCCCCCTcaccctcccagctctcactTGGGCTTTGCTGTAATCATGGGCATCTGGATTTTTCTCCATGAACTTGCGGAATTCATTACGTGTCATTTTGTCAGCTGCAACTGCGTATGGGGGCCGGGCACAGGAATCCCTGTGGAATGAAAAGAGAACCAGGTCGGTGCCCATTCTCCTCAGTGTCACTTAGGGAGAAAAAGGATCCAGCTCAAAGGTCTCGGTGTTGGAATTCACTTTCCTTCACGAACCTGACTGTGGGATCGGCACCGTTCTCCAGCAGTAGTTGGACCACTAGTCCCCTGCCGGCTGCAGCTGCTGCATGTAGCAGGGTGGAACCACCAGAGCCCAATGGGGCACTGACCAGAGAGAGGACTGTCGTGTCGGAGGGGAGAGCCTCCAGCTGGTGTTTCAGTTTTCCAACATTTCCTGCACGGCAGGCTGCCCACAGAGCATCCCACAGCTCCTGCTGCCCTGTGGTCCTAGCCTCCTCCTGGGAAGGCTGCAGAGGTACCATGTTTTCCTGGATTGTCTGTGAAAGGGGCACAGTTTCTTGGGGAGAGTGTAAAGCCATCTCTaccccagccccagcctcctggctcttcttcttcctttttcttcttctcctcttgggCAATAATTCAAACTCACAAAGATCCAGGGTTCCCAGGGTCAACTCCACCAGCTCTAGCTCCACAGGAGAGCTGCCTTCTCCTTCAGaccctgaagaaaaaaatggagtgtCACATTAGCAGTTGTAAGGATGTGATGATGGCATCTGTGAGCTACTTGGGTACGTGAGAATGTATAAAGATAGATAAACCCTATCACTGAgagcataatttaaaaaaaaaacactgtcaaTCATTAATAACTACCATATTAAACACAGAAACTGCCAGTCAATACTGTGAAGATCAGCCCAGCAGGGACAGAGGAAGACAGAAATTCATAGAAGCAAACCCAGGAGAGTGAATACTAGCAAAACCAAAGGCTCGTAGCTTTGTTTTAATGACATCTTGTCAGTACAGTAGTTTATGATCAGAGACATACAGCAGGTCTGGCCTGAGAAGTCACCAAAACAGGCTGTGGCTCCTCATTCTCTCCCTGAAAATCAAAGCTACCCTGGCAGACACCCATCTCTACTGTCTCTCCCAGAGTAAAGCACAAACTTGAACTGGGAAGCTAGTGATAGAAAGTATATGCGTAGGGCACAACAGAAAAATAGATATCCTcatgggaaaagaggaagatgaacTCAAATTCTGCTACCTTTTTGCTGAAACACCTGGAGGGGGAGAGAAGTTCTTTAAGGCATGAGACAAACTCTTTGTACTTGACAAGGAAGAGACTCACCACTTGGCCCAAGCACCTCATCATCACTCGGATCCTTCTCCTGACTGGTCATcttctttttctcacttttcaCTTTCCAGTCAGCCTGAGGAGAATCCAATCTGGTCATTTCCCTTGGGTCTTCTCCTGTACCAAAACAGGAGGCTGTGACCAGTAGGCTCCCCAGTAGGCTCAGGATAAGGAATACCAGGGTCCTCACCATGAAGATGTGGCTGGGGAGCCCCATAGGGACCAAATGGTTCCCTTTTCCCAGAAATTTGGGTCAGGGAATAGGAAGAAAAATCTGATGATCTGGGCTAAGCTCTCACCATGAATGTGCACCATGGCCAGCACCTGAAGTACACGTTGAAGCTCTCGGAAGGTGGGTCTACGAGTAGCAAGGGGAATATCCCAGACACGGGGATCCCCCCGGTGCAGTGGTGCTCCATGGCCCCCGAAGAAGAGAGCCCGGCCAGATCGGGGAGCTCGCAGCAGTATAGTCCCTGCCTCCCCCAGTGGCCCTGCCCAGCCTGGCCCTGCCAGCAGCTCGCGCACCTCCTAGAAGAGACAGCAGCTCAGCTCCACAGGCTATGTTCCATCCTCTGGCCAGACAGTGACTCAGGAATCATAGATTGAGGGGAAGACATAGGAGGGTTAAAAATTAAAGGGAGTAATGCCCCTGGAGATTTCCACTCTAAAATTTCTCCTAAGGAAAAagcaataattatttaaaaaaaataaaggggcaaAATCCTTCCTATTCCACTTATGTTTGAAGAAATtgaatcaaaggaaaagaaaattttgagaaGAGATTCTGAGGGGTCTTAATGACCCACCTTGTATAGTGCAGCTTCATTGTAGCGCCTCAAGTTGGCTCCAGCAGAACGAGAACCTCCAACTCGGGCATCCTGAAGGCCCTGGGCTGTCCCCCGTCGTGCCCGGACAGTGTAGCGGTGAAATGTTTTGTGTGTCACTACTTCTCTCCTATAAACAGTATATTCAGTCCTGAAGGTCAGAGGGCTTTTCTGAGAAACTAATCCTGGATTCATCTCAATACCCCATTCAATTCCTGTTTATTACCCTCTGAAGACAGCACCAGCAAAGTGACCAGCTGCAGCCATGAGGACCACACAGCATTGAGGACCCCCACCCTGTAGGGTCTGCAACAAGAATTCTGCCTCCTCTGTGGGGTCCTacgaaaataaagaaaaaaaaaacaagctcagCCTGTTGTATCTTCTGCAATCTGCTTTCAGGACTTAACAATTCACTCTTAGAAGCccctaggtggtacagtatagtactggccctggagtgaggaagacctgagttcaaatccagcctcagacaccgtatgaccttggaaaagtcacttaacttctctcagtctcaatttcctcatctgtaaaatgaggatggtaaTAGTAACAccaacctcccaaggttgttgtgaagacagatatttgtaaaagactttgcaaactttaacgtgctatatgaatgcaagctattattattaccatgCCACCACCAAAGTACAGACTAcctcaggggtggggagcctgtgtccttgaggccacatgtggccctctaggtcctcaagtgcagccccttgCCTGAATCCAAACCACAGAactggggatttgttctgtaaagtttttATCCAAAGCgaagcacttgaggacctagagggccacatgtggcctccagatTACAGGTTCCCCACCATTCCCATGTGTGCCCctttagcacggtgcttggcacgCAGCAGGTGTTTAACGTTTGTTCAATCGGTCCAAACtcagggaagaggtgagagataAATATACAAAATGGAAGTCTAGGATAGAAGGGACAAAAGGGTTGGAGCCaacaaagaaattgagggagtTACTTGCCTGACGAGGCCCCAGGAGACATCGAAAGGCAGAGAGGAATTGGCCCTGAGCATTACAGAAGAGGACCCGGTGTGCGAGACGGGGGAGGTGGGAGTCTGCTCTCCCCAGCCTCACCACCTCCTCATTCAATGGATCTAAGCCCTCTAACTCAGCCTTTTCTGTGTCCCAGTCTGAGTCGGAGTCTTCTGAACCCGAGATGCTGGAGAAGTCTCCTAGGGACAAGGAGGGGAACTTGTGTTATACCCCTCAGACCTTCCCCAGATTCCCCGGCTGAACCCCTCCACGGGCTGTACCTGTCCCCACTGGTCACCTGAACTGCTCTGCTTCTCAAATTCGGGGGCAGACAGGGGAGGTTGGCCCTTGAGGCGCTGCTTCAGATTAAAACGATGCCAATCCAACGTGTAATGCTCCCTCTGGGGGAAAGACAACGGGAAAGCCGACTGGGCATGAGCCCCAGCTCCACCGGATCACCGGCCCCTGCCCCGCCCGCTGCAGTCCGGTACCTGATCCTGGCGGCTTTGGAAGGACTGGATGCAGGCCGAACAAAACATGCGATCGGAGACTTCGCTGTGCCCCTTGGGCACGTGCCCCCCGGGGACGTCCTGCTCCCTGGGGCTGGCCGCCTTCTCTGACTCTGGAGTGAAGAGAGGGAACCTCAAGAACGTCCCGGGGACCACCGGACAGTGACCGCTAAACAGAACCGGCGCTAACTAGGCCTCCGGCCCTTCTCCCCCGACCTGCACAAGACCCCGGCTCATCCGGTGCAGCAGATGTTCCCGAAAAGCGCTGTCCAGGGTGAACTCTTAAAATCCACTTAAAGAGCACTGAGGGTGCTAGGAGTTCGTGGGGAAttctgtatttttgccaagaaaaaaaaaacccaaaacccgtACACCCAAGTTGTGATTTCAGATTCCGAAACAGGATTTGTGTACAGCACAGCCGTCGCATCCTCCCACAAAAGGGACGCAGTTACAGGAGGGGCCGGGTGCCCGGGGAGTAGCCCCTCCCCCGACAGGAGCCAGTATTAGGAACCCTCCCCCGCCCCAACCCTCCGGGGGCCCTCACTACCTGGGCCAGCCGGGGCCCGGGCCAAAGCCTCTCCCTGCGCCCGGCCCACTAGGCGTAGGCCCTGCAGGAGCGGGTCGCCCGCCCCGAGGTCAAACACGGACACGGAGGCCGGAGGTGAGGCTCGAACCGGGCCGGGCGGCATGGCGGCAGCGAGcgcctcagcttccacattcaGCAGCCGGGGCGCGACTGGGGCCCCTAGCCACCTGCCCGTTACCAGGGCGACGGGCTCAGGCGGTGACTGCACAGTGTCGGCGCGGCCCACGGGAAGGTCCTCGGTGCGTGGCCCTCCCTGCCCACGGCGCCTCAGTCCCACTCAAATCCCAGAAACACCACCTCGGGTCCGTCACTACGGGGCCCCAAGAAGGACATTCCGCGGCGCCGTCTCTTAGCCTCGCCCTCTAAGTAGCCTTGTATTGGTTCCGCTAAATCTCCACCCGCTACACGCCACATGTCCCACCCCCATAGCAAGCGATTGGTTGTCGCATCTCCACCCCCTGTAGTCATTGGTCCGACTGGCTGCGGGAGACAATGAGTGGCATCAGCCCGGCCTAGTGCTCAGGATTGGGGCCGGAGTCGAAGCCCTGGACGCCAGCACTTCCACCACTGCCTGGGCTTAAGGAGGAGCAGAGGACCGGTAACCGGCGACGGAGAGCCCGGGACAGGACGGGGCGTACGTGCCCACTGAGCCCGGAACGACCGGGGCTGGAGGGGGGAAattgtgggggaggaggagcgggGGCGCGCGTGCGGCGGGTAATTGGGGGGAACCGGGCGGGGACGCGCGCTCCGGGTGTTTTGATAACTGGGCACGCGCGGGCGGGGGCGCGCTCCGGGAAGGGGGCGGGAGGTGGGGGTCCCGGAGCGCGGGGTCAGTGTTCGCGGCCCCGGAGCGGTGGGCAGGGGGCGGGGCGGGCCTGGGAAAGGCCCCTCCTCGTAGAGCTCCGAAGGCCAAGCCGGGAAGGAGGCGGCCCGGGGGAAACCTGACCCCGTGGCTGCGGTGACCCTGAGGCCGACCCTGGGTCTGCTCTGGAAGGCATTGCCTGGAccgtggagggggggaggggggcaggactAGGTGCGGGCGCGTCTGCCGACGAGTTCCAGAAAGGGAAGCGTATTCCAGGAGGGCTTCACTTTAGCCCCGTATGGGTACGGTCAGAGTGGCCCCTAGAAGGTCAGTTAATAAGGCTCAGGGGCAGAGGCAGCCTGGGCACCCTGACCTGGGGTCTACACCGATTTTAGGTGCTCCTAAGGCGGATAGAACGTGTCCTGGGGTCCCGAAACTCAGAGTAGCTAGCTGTGCTGCCCACATAGGCGGAGGAAGTACTTACTACCACCACTAGTGCCCAGCCAGCCTCCTCTTGGGGTGATCTGTCCCtagcttcattttcctctgttAGCCTCattcctcctcccacctccattgTCTGTCTGACACCTCCTCCTGCAGCTGCAGAACTACTTGGGCATCAAACACTGGAGTGGAGCAAATGCTGTCCATGGAGCTGGTAGGTTCCCTAAGAGTTATGTAAACCCTTTGTTCATGAAGTGCTTCCTTATCGGTGATTAATCAATAGGTCAACCAAGCAAGCATGATTGccacttttattcttataaaagaCTGAGGATACTCTTAGGTAGAGTAGGGGGAAAAATCTGTTATCCCTTTAAGCGAAAGTGAAACTCATTCCCACTTGACAGGCCACACCTAAAAATCAGCAATATCCTAGCAAAGGCCAGTAAAAACTCCATAAAGCCTTGTTGAGTGACTTAGCTGAAGCCAGGAATCACAACTCCTAAATCAGGGCTCTTCCCTCTACACTATAAAGCCTCATTCCGAAAGGAAGCTGGTGATAAAGATTGTTTTAGAAGTCTTTCCACTCTTTGTTCAATTTGGAAGATTTAGGTGCTGAACCAAAAATATCCCccatttttctctattcttttgaGGTGGACAAGGCAGGTAGGCGGTGGTGATGGCACAGTTTGACACAGAGTACCAACGGCTGGAGGCCTCCTACAGTGACTCACCCCCTGGAGAAGAGGACTTGCTAGTGCATGTCCCTGAGGGCAGCAAGTGTGAGTCCCTGGGAAGAGGGTGTTGAGGCAGCTTGGGATGCCCCTTGG
It encodes the following:
- the GLB1L gene encoding LOW QUALITY PROTEIN: beta-galactosidase-1-like protein (The sequence of the model RefSeq protein was modified relative to this genomic sequence to represent the inferred CDS: deleted 2 bases in 2 codons), which produces MPQTSIHPPTHEFSLLGFRVLFCLFRFARGGGLRLPQGEGALGDPPRPGVGPRDVAGGLRRDRPQLAMGRGAQLWLLYLLHLLAQAAPRSFVVDRDRGVFLLDGVPFRYVSGSLHYSRVPSQLWSDRLHKMRMSGLNAVQVYVPWNYHEPQPGVYNFQGNRDLVAFLKAASSEDLLVILRPGPYICAEWEMGGLPSWLLRKPDIVLRTSDPDFLAAVDSWFHVLLPMVQPWLYHNGGNIISVQVENEYGSYYACDYRYMRHLAGLFRALLGDEIFLFTTDGPEGLSCGTLQGLYSTVDFGPADNMTKIFAMQRKYEPHGPLVNSEYYTGWLDYWGGNHSTEDIKSVTSVLQDILELGANVNMYMFHGGTNFGYWNGADWKKVYLPVTTSYDYDAPISEAGDPTPKLLAIRMVISKFQELPLGPLPLPSPKMKFGPVTLKLDGGLLDFLHVLCPDEPIHTHLPLTFEAVKQDYGFLLYRTWLPQNLTKPTQLWVQNNGIHDRAYVMLDGVFQGIMERDKEEALFLTGQAGSTLDVLLENMGRISFGFNVSDFKGLIQPLVLGKVVLTDWKLFPLNIDALMDSDNRVFETPKHDMKSPSGPAFYSATFRLPGPAWDTFLYLPSWTKGQVWINGFNLGRYWTKRGPQQSLYVPGPLLLPTGAPNSIKLLELEHAPPGTQIQFLDRPLLNATIH
- the ANKZF1 gene encoding ankyrin repeat and zinc finger domain-containing protein 1, whose translation is MPPGPVRASPPASVSVFDLGAGDPLLQGLRLVGRAQGEALARAPAGPESEKAASPREQDVPGGHVPKGHSEVSDRMFCSACIQSFQSRQDQREHYTLDWHRFNLKQRLKGQPPLSAPEFEKQSSSGDFSSISGSEDSDSDWDTEKAELEGLDPLNEEVVRLGRADSHLPRLAHRVLFCNAQGQFLSAFRCLLGPRQDPTEEAEFLLQTLQGGGPQCCVVLMAAAGHFAGAVFRGREVVTHKTFHRYTVRARRGTAQGLQDARVGGSRSAGANLRRYNEAALYKEVRELLAGPGWAGPLGEAGTILLRAPRSGRALFFGGHGAPLHRGDPRVWDIPLATRRPTFRELQRVLQVLAMVHIHGEDPREMTRLDSPQADWKVKSEKKKMTSQEKDPSDDEVLGPSGSEGEGSSPVELELVELTLGTLDLCEFELLPKRRRRKRKKKSQEAGAGVEMALHSPQETVPLSQTIQENMVPLQPSQEEARTTGQQELWDALWAACRAGNVGKLKHQLEALPSDTTVLSLVSAPLGSGGSTLLHAAAAAGRGLVVQLLLENGADPTVRDSCARPPYAVAADKMTRNEFRKFMEKNPDAHDYSKAQVPGPLTAEMEANRAARRREQKASRRLREEQRRQQQEQEKREQEEQQRFAALSDREKRALAAEYRLAAQLGTPAPPIPSLSNTRRCWGCGASLQGLVPFHYLDFSFCSTRCLQEHRQGGRPLS